The following are from one region of the Actinoplanes sp. L3-i22 genome:
- a CDS encoding glycoside hydrolase domain-containing protein — MSSRWFVQYRKRLAGLVVLVLSLTPLAFMNTAGAATALAPQPGNFTGYGFDACTAPSSATMATWLKSSPYRAAGIYIGGVSRGCAQPNLTAAWVKEQIDRGWHLIPLYVGPQASCTKVTKKTLIVNASAASQGVTAATDAVVQAKSLGLSPNSVLIYDMEAYDSSDATCQAGVVAFLGAWTNRLHALGYASGFYSSAGSGIADQVAVYNKSGYSRPDYIDFARWDNKATVDDTAIPATYWAGHRRMKQYQGGHTETYGGVTINIDTDYLDFRVMPATKQGDWNRNGWSDVLAKTKSSSKLYSFAGNGTVVSSTATLIGSFSGYDQIVRMDLNRDGIQDIIARQKSTGAVYFYPGKSTGKLGTRKLLYKDMRSLREFTAIGDFNKDGYPDLLAQQISNGYLYLYPGAKGAKFGTRKVVAKGNWNNRSEFVGVGDFNRDGYQDLVVKVTSTGALSLYKGKSGGFQTSVRIGSGSGLRDFVGIGDFDRDGYPDLLAVQTSTGGLWLYRGKGTGLNPGIRVANGYAGRTQLF, encoded by the coding sequence ATGAGTTCCCGTTGGTTCGTGCAGTACCGCAAGCGCCTGGCCGGCCTGGTCGTGCTGGTGCTGTCGCTGACCCCGCTGGCGTTCATGAACACCGCCGGCGCGGCGACGGCCCTGGCCCCGCAGCCGGGCAACTTCACCGGGTACGGCTTCGACGCCTGCACCGCCCCGTCCAGCGCGACCATGGCCACCTGGCTGAAGTCGTCGCCGTACCGCGCGGCCGGCATCTACATCGGCGGCGTGAGCCGCGGCTGCGCCCAGCCGAACCTGACCGCGGCGTGGGTGAAGGAGCAGATCGACCGGGGCTGGCACCTGATCCCGCTCTACGTCGGTCCGCAGGCCAGCTGCACCAAGGTCACCAAGAAGACCCTGATCGTCAACGCGTCCGCGGCCTCGCAGGGCGTCACGGCGGCCACCGACGCGGTCGTCCAGGCGAAGTCGCTCGGCCTGTCGCCGAACAGCGTGCTGATCTACGACATGGAGGCGTACGACAGCTCGGACGCCACCTGCCAGGCCGGCGTGGTCGCGTTCCTGGGCGCGTGGACGAACCGCCTGCACGCGCTCGGGTACGCGTCCGGCTTCTACAGCAGCGCCGGCTCCGGCATCGCCGACCAGGTCGCGGTCTACAACAAGTCCGGGTACTCGCGGCCGGACTACATCGACTTCGCCCGCTGGGACAACAAGGCCACCGTCGACGACACCGCGATCCCGGCGACCTACTGGGCCGGGCACCGCCGGATGAAGCAGTACCAGGGCGGGCACACCGAGACGTACGGCGGTGTCACCATCAACATCGACACCGACTACCTGGACTTCCGGGTGATGCCGGCGACCAAGCAGGGCGACTGGAACCGCAACGGCTGGTCGGACGTCCTCGCCAAGACCAAGAGCAGCTCGAAGCTCTACTCGTTCGCCGGCAACGGCACGGTCGTGTCCAGCACCGCGACGCTGATCGGCAGCTTCTCCGGGTACGACCAGATCGTCCGGATGGACCTGAACCGCGACGGCATCCAGGACATCATCGCCCGGCAGAAGTCGACCGGCGCGGTCTACTTCTATCCCGGCAAGAGCACCGGCAAGCTCGGCACCCGCAAGCTGCTCTACAAGGACATGCGCTCGCTGCGCGAGTTCACCGCGATCGGCGACTTCAACAAGGACGGCTACCCGGACCTGCTGGCCCAGCAGATCAGCAACGGCTACCTGTACCTGTACCCCGGGGCCAAGGGCGCGAAGTTCGGCACCCGCAAGGTCGTCGCGAAGGGCAACTGGAACAACCGCAGCGAGTTCGTCGGCGTGGGCGACTTCAACCGCGACGGCTACCAGGACCTGGTGGTCAAGGTGACCAGCACCGGCGCGCTGTCGCTGTACAAGGGCAAGTCCGGCGGCTTCCAGACCAGCGTCCGGATCGGCTCCGGGTCCGGCCTGCGCGACTTCGTCGGCATCGGCGACTTCGACCGCGACGGCTACCCCGACCTGCTCGCGGTGCAGACCAGCACCGGCGGCCTCTGGCTCTACCGCGGCAAGGGCACCGGCCTCAACCCGGGCATCCGCGTCGCCAACGGCTACGCCGGCCGCACCCAGCTCTTCTAG
- a CDS encoding HDIG domain-containing metalloprotein has translation MFAESLIGGMGNRWLHTTGVAERAAGLAGPLGVDGDLLTAAAWLHDIGYAEATIGTGFHPLDGADHLTRNGWPVRVAGLVAYHSGARFIAAARGLSELLAAYPDERTVLADALTYADQTVGPDGARVDPAGRYAEMLLRHGPCSWNARVDADRGPYLRGIAHRIEYLLSFAA, from the coding sequence ATGTTCGCCGAATCCCTGATCGGTGGCATGGGCAACCGCTGGCTGCACACCACCGGGGTCGCCGAGCGCGCCGCCGGTCTGGCCGGCCCGCTCGGCGTCGACGGTGACCTGCTCACCGCCGCGGCCTGGCTGCACGACATCGGCTACGCCGAGGCCACCATCGGGACCGGCTTCCACCCGCTGGACGGCGCCGACCACCTGACCCGCAACGGCTGGCCGGTCCGCGTGGCCGGCCTGGTGGCCTACCACTCCGGCGCCCGGTTCATCGCGGCCGCTCGTGGCCTGAGCGAGCTGCTGGCGGCCTACCCGGACGAGCGCACGGTCCTGGCGGACGCCCTGACCTACGCCGACCAGACCGTCGGGCCGGACGGCGCCCGCGTCGACCCGGCCGGACGCTACGCCGAGATGCTGCTGCGGCACGGCCCGTGCTCGTGGAACGCCCGCGTCGACGCCGATCGCGGCCCCTACCTGCGTGGCATCGCCCACCGCATCGAATACCTGCTGTCCTTCGCCGCCTGA
- a CDS encoding M20 family metallopeptidase — MDELLAPAEALIGIRSTADRPGELHRALGLALDVVGPGFEIRRFESRGKPSVLVTHPDRPGQPRVILNGHLDVVPGTPEQFRARREGDRLYGRGAHDMKVAALVLATVFRTLAEELPYPIALQLVTDEEVGGFDGTGHQVGWGVRGDFVIVGEQSGLRVVTESKGLVRARVIASGQTAHAAYPWLGSNALLTLLAGIQRLMDRYPVPAEEAWTTTVNLARVETSNEADNQVPADAVARLDIRYPPEDRDLTGRSAGEIAAHLRSITGLAVVVDSVGTPHRADPDSPQVVALRAAARAVGGSGELLRKHGSADSRFYFPHGVGAVIFGPSGDGQHGADEYVEISSLQPYFDALSLFLHDLRDQPRAQPSVQPEKSKPT; from the coding sequence ATGGATGAGTTGCTCGCGCCGGCCGAAGCGCTGATCGGGATCCGGTCCACCGCCGATCGGCCCGGTGAGCTGCACCGGGCCCTCGGCCTCGCGCTCGACGTGGTCGGGCCGGGTTTCGAGATCCGCCGGTTCGAGTCGCGGGGCAAGCCCAGCGTACTGGTCACGCACCCGGACCGGCCGGGGCAGCCCCGGGTGATCCTGAACGGTCACCTCGATGTCGTTCCCGGTACGCCGGAGCAGTTCCGGGCGCGCCGGGAGGGTGACCGGCTGTACGGGCGGGGCGCGCACGACATGAAGGTGGCGGCGCTCGTGCTGGCCACCGTGTTCCGGACGCTGGCGGAGGAGCTGCCGTACCCGATCGCGCTGCAGCTGGTCACCGACGAGGAGGTGGGCGGCTTCGACGGGACGGGTCATCAGGTCGGGTGGGGCGTGCGCGGGGACTTCGTGATCGTCGGGGAGCAGAGCGGGCTGCGCGTCGTGACCGAGTCCAAGGGCCTGGTCCGGGCTCGGGTGATCGCGTCCGGGCAGACGGCGCACGCGGCGTACCCCTGGCTGGGGTCCAACGCGCTGCTGACGCTGCTCGCCGGGATCCAGCGGCTGATGGACCGCTACCCGGTGCCGGCCGAGGAGGCCTGGACCACGACCGTGAACCTGGCCCGGGTGGAGACGTCGAACGAGGCGGACAACCAGGTGCCGGCGGACGCGGTCGCCCGGCTGGACATCCGGTATCCGCCCGAGGACCGGGACCTGACCGGCCGGTCGGCCGGGGAGATCGCGGCGCACCTGCGGAGCATCACCGGGCTGGCGGTGGTGGTCGACTCGGTGGGGACGCCGCACCGGGCGGATCCGGACAGTCCGCAGGTGGTGGCGTTGCGGGCGGCGGCGCGGGCGGTCGGGGGGTCCGGGGAGCTGCTGCGCAAGCACGGGTCGGCGGACAGTCGCTTCTACTTCCCGCACGGTGTCGGCGCGGTCATCTTCGGGCCGTCCGGCGACGGTCAGCACGGCGCGGACGAGTATGTGGAGATCAGCTCGCTACAGCCGTACTTCGATGCCCTGTCGCTCTTTCTCCATGATCTTCGGGATCAGCCTCGGGCTCAGCCCTCGGTTCAGCCGGAGAAGTCGAAGCCGACGTAG
- a CDS encoding DUF1684 domain-containing protein: MSSFEEQWARWHDGHEKRRADPHGFLAITGLHWLDATPQRFPDAPGEWSTGPEGVLVTLADGESLDGIGAGEHRFEPIPERGDITVGYGDAKLEIARRGGFDVLRPRHPSHETLAQYTGTPAYPATEKWAVNGTFLPFEAPVPVTVGSVSEGLEHVYESPGKVEFSVGGQDLALTAFNGGTPGSLFVLFTDATSGVTTYAANRSLAIPAPDPDGAVVLDFNRATNLPCAYTEFATCPLPPAGNRLPIAVEAGERLPR, encoded by the coding sequence ATGAGCAGCTTTGAAGAGCAGTGGGCGCGGTGGCACGACGGGCACGAGAAGCGGCGGGCCGATCCGCACGGGTTCCTGGCGATCACCGGGCTGCACTGGCTCGACGCGACGCCGCAGCGCTTCCCGGACGCGCCCGGCGAGTGGAGCACCGGGCCGGAGGGCGTGCTCGTGACGCTCGCCGACGGCGAGTCGCTGGACGGCATCGGGGCCGGCGAGCACCGGTTCGAGCCGATCCCGGAGCGCGGTGACATCACGGTGGGTTACGGCGACGCCAAGCTGGAGATCGCCCGGCGCGGCGGCTTCGACGTGCTGCGGCCGCGGCACCCGTCGCACGAGACGCTGGCGCAGTACACCGGCACGCCGGCCTACCCGGCGACCGAGAAGTGGGCGGTGAACGGCACATTTTTACCGTTCGAGGCGCCCGTGCCGGTGACCGTCGGCTCGGTCTCCGAGGGGCTCGAGCACGTCTACGAGTCACCGGGGAAGGTCGAGTTCAGCGTCGGCGGGCAGGATCTGGCGCTGACCGCGTTCAACGGCGGCACCCCCGGGTCACTCTTCGTGTTGTTCACCGACGCGACTTCCGGGGTGACGACGTACGCCGCCAACCGCAGCCTGGCCATCCCGGCGCCGGACCCGGACGGGGCCGTGGTGCTGGACTTCAACCGGGCGACGAACCTGCCGTGCGCGTACACCGAGTTCGCGACCTGCCCGCTGCCGCCGGCCGGGAACAGACTGCCGATCGCCGTGGAGGCGGGCGAGCGGCTTCCCCGCTAG
- a CDS encoding aminotransferase class V-fold PLP-dependent enzyme: MSALDIVGDDLKTELPTGETVRFAHLDYAASAPCVEAAAQAVAELLPRYGSVHRGTGVRSQTSTVAYEVARDVVAEFVGARADDQVIFTRNTTDALNLLARALPAGTTTILFDGEHHANLLPWPNPLRLPAPESAYEAIKSLKDALSVTKGTRVLTVTGASNVTGEIWPVRELADIAHAHGVRVIVDAAQLAPHRPANLDHLGADFLAFSGHKLYAPFGAGVLVGRADWLDAAEPYLYGGGASATVGDRPGELTWATGPARHEGGTPNLLGAAAIAAVCAALLVADRDALHRHEQDLLARLRGSLPDGVREMSLFGPDHPRVGIVSLALPGHDPARVAHRLGREFGIGVRAGQFCAHPLVRRLTKSDATATCESGQNALLRASFGLGSTTEDVDRFTAALGEILRS; this comes from the coding sequence ATGTCGGCTCTCGACATCGTCGGCGACGACCTGAAGACCGAACTTCCCACCGGCGAGACGGTACGTTTCGCCCACCTCGACTACGCGGCGTCCGCCCCGTGCGTCGAGGCCGCGGCCCAGGCGGTGGCCGAGCTCCTGCCGCGCTACGGCAGCGTGCACCGGGGGACCGGGGTACGGTCGCAGACCTCGACGGTGGCCTACGAGGTGGCCCGGGACGTGGTGGCCGAGTTCGTCGGCGCCCGCGCGGACGATCAGGTGATCTTCACGCGGAACACCACGGACGCGCTCAACCTGCTGGCCCGGGCCCTGCCGGCGGGCACCACCACGATCCTGTTCGACGGTGAGCACCACGCGAACCTGCTGCCCTGGCCGAATCCGCTCCGCCTGCCGGCCCCGGAATCAGCTTATGAGGCGATAAAGTCCCTCAAAGATGCGCTCAGCGTGACAAAAGGGACGCGGGTCCTGACCGTCACGGGCGCGAGCAACGTCACCGGCGAGATCTGGCCGGTGCGGGAACTCGCCGATATCGCGCACGCTCACGGCGTACGCGTAATTGTCGATGCCGCACAGCTCGCGCCGCACCGGCCGGCGAACCTGGACCACCTCGGCGCTGATTTTCTGGCCTTTTCCGGTCACAAGCTGTACGCGCCGTTCGGCGCCGGCGTCCTCGTCGGTCGCGCCGACTGGTTGGACGCGGCCGAGCCCTACCTGTACGGCGGCGGCGCCAGCGCGACCGTCGGCGACCGCCCCGGCGAGCTGACCTGGGCCACCGGCCCGGCCCGGCACGAGGGCGGCACCCCGAACCTGCTGGGCGCCGCCGCGATCGCCGCGGTGTGCGCGGCCCTGCTGGTCGCCGACCGGGACGCTCTGCACCGCCACGAGCAGGACCTGCTGGCCCGGCTGCGCGGGAGCCTGCCCGACGGCGTACGGGAAATGAGCCTTTTCGGTCCGGACCACCCGCGGGTCGGCATCGTCTCGCTGGCCCTGCCCGGCCATGATCCGGCCCGGGTGGCGCACCGGCTGGGCCGCGAGTTCGGCATCGGCGTCCGCGCCGGCCAGTTCTGCGCCCATCCGCTGGTGCGGCGGCTCACCAAAAGCGACGCGACAGCGACCTGCGAAAGCGGACAAAACGCTCTCTTGAGGGCAAGTTTCGGGCTGGGCAGCACGACCGAGGACGTCGACCGCTTCACCGCGGCCCTCGGCGAAATACTCCGCTCCTGA
- a CDS encoding bifunctional diguanylate cyclase/phosphodiesterase codes for MRTWLTWLRDRLPTGGGLRDEDWTTRHRLLTVLLGVVVLVVTVFGAVRPDQGTTLLWTDLLILPCIVAGTLLRGRRTRSVAVALGFTVACAGFVSLSNGLTEAHFSFFVAVAALALYRDWAPFGAFLVATTLHHGVFGLLTGTHTYDHHSAQAHPLVWAGLHGFAVLLAAGFQVVQWGLTEAEERRAADNLEESQAQLSVAFDETPVPMAMFAPDGLVLRCNAAYRHWLRLPDELPAGFSVRDVPLVAVDPAEGSAFPRMSASVEPLTLTRQYRRTDDGSLIWVELHSTPLYDKQGTLRFIFAHCLDVTGVRNHEEELRRQVRHDSLTGLLSRKAFESDLCALLQGRTPVSVIYLDVDRFKSVNDGSGHATGDDVLRALAARLTRAVPAGALLARIGGDEFVAAVSGPPSAGLRVGQEILASMGEPLLVGGNQLPISVSIGVASEHGAEHSDDVVLAADTAMYTAKRAGGNRLEVFTEDMRVSVHERLAAEARLRQALAGHLPWTLPLWFQPVVSTVTGQIVGAEALCRMRTPDGRILSPYHFIGAAEETGMIVPLGEHVLRSAIDHLIYWSGHLGYVSVNVSPRQLAEPDFVPMLADLLAAHPGLDPSRLVLEITETALLASSVDVSERLATLKRLGVRIALDDFGTGYSSLTWLKSVPADIVKLDRSFVAGLAVDQRKSSIIQAVLWLAQSLGMSTIAEGVEEIDDWAALQAAGCPAVQGYFFSEPRPPEEFQEMLINRKCVTPLAQFT; via the coding sequence GTGAGGACCTGGCTGACTTGGCTGCGGGACCGCCTGCCCACCGGCGGCGGCCTGCGCGACGAGGACTGGACGACACGGCATCGACTGCTGACCGTGTTGCTCGGCGTCGTCGTGCTCGTGGTGACCGTGTTCGGCGCGGTTCGCCCGGATCAGGGCACCACCCTGCTCTGGACCGATCTGCTGATCCTGCCCTGCATCGTGGCCGGCACCCTGCTCAGGGGCCGCCGGACGCGCTCGGTGGCGGTCGCGCTCGGCTTCACCGTGGCGTGCGCCGGCTTCGTCTCGCTGAGCAACGGCCTGACCGAGGCGCACTTCTCGTTCTTCGTCGCGGTCGCCGCGCTCGCCCTGTACCGGGACTGGGCGCCGTTCGGCGCGTTCCTGGTCGCCACCACCCTGCACCACGGGGTGTTCGGGCTGCTGACCGGCACGCACACCTACGACCACCACTCGGCGCAGGCGCACCCGCTGGTCTGGGCCGGGCTGCACGGTTTCGCGGTGCTGCTGGCGGCCGGCTTCCAGGTCGTGCAGTGGGGGCTGACCGAGGCCGAGGAGCGGCGCGCCGCCGACAACCTGGAGGAGAGCCAGGCCCAGCTCAGCGTCGCGTTCGACGAGACGCCGGTGCCGATGGCGATGTTCGCGCCGGACGGCCTGGTGCTGCGCTGCAACGCCGCCTACCGGCACTGGCTGCGCCTGCCCGACGAGCTTCCGGCCGGTTTCTCGGTACGGGACGTGCCGCTCGTCGCCGTGGATCCGGCCGAGGGCAGCGCCTTCCCGCGGATGTCGGCGTCGGTCGAGCCGCTCACCCTGACCCGGCAGTACCGGCGCACCGACGACGGCTCGCTGATCTGGGTCGAGCTGCACAGCACCCCGCTCTACGACAAGCAGGGCACCCTGCGGTTCATCTTCGCGCACTGCCTGGACGTCACCGGCGTCCGCAACCACGAGGAGGAGCTGCGCCGCCAGGTCCGGCACGACTCGCTGACCGGGCTGCTGTCCCGCAAGGCGTTCGAGAGCGACCTGTGCGCGCTGCTCCAGGGCCGGACCCCGGTCAGCGTCATCTACCTGGACGTGGACCGGTTCAAGTCGGTCAACGACGGCTCCGGGCACGCCACCGGGGACGACGTGCTGCGCGCGCTGGCCGCCCGGCTGACCCGGGCGGTTCCGGCCGGTGCGCTGCTGGCCCGGATCGGTGGCGACGAGTTCGTCGCCGCGGTGTCCGGCCCGCCCTCCGCCGGCCTGCGGGTCGGCCAGGAGATCCTGGCCTCGATGGGTGAGCCGCTGCTGGTCGGCGGCAACCAGCTGCCGATCTCGGTCAGCATCGGCGTCGCGTCCGAGCACGGCGCCGAGCACTCCGACGACGTGGTGCTGGCCGCGGACACCGCGATGTACACGGCCAAGCGCGCCGGCGGCAACCGGCTCGAGGTGTTCACCGAGGACATGCGGGTGTCGGTGCACGAGCGGCTGGCCGCCGAGGCCCGCCTGCGCCAGGCGCTCGCCGGGCACCTGCCGTGGACGCTGCCGCTCTGGTTCCAGCCGGTGGTCTCGACGGTCACCGGGCAGATCGTCGGGGCCGAGGCGCTGTGCCGGATGCGGACCCCGGACGGGCGGATCCTCAGCCCGTACCACTTCATCGGCGCCGCCGAGGAGACCGGGATGATCGTGCCGCTCGGCGAGCACGTGCTGCGCTCCGCGATCGACCACCTGATCTACTGGTCCGGGCACCTGGGCTACGTGTCGGTCAACGTCAGCCCGCGCCAGCTGGCCGAGCCGGACTTCGTGCCGATGCTGGCCGACCTGCTCGCCGCGCACCCCGGGCTGGACCCGTCCCGCCTGGTCCTGGAGATCACCGAGACCGCGCTGCTGGCCTCGTCGGTCGACGTGTCCGAGCGCCTGGCCACCCTCAAGCGGCTCGGCGTGCGGATCGCGCTGGACGACTTCGGCACCGGCTACAGCTCGCTCACCTGGCTCAAGTCGGTCCCGGCCGACATCGTCAAGCTGGATCGCTCGTTCGTGGCCGGTCTCGCGGTGGACCAGCGCAAGTCGTCGATCATCCAGGCGGTGCTCTGGCTCGCCCAGTCGCTGGGCATGTCCACGATCGCCGAAGGGGTCGAGGAGATCGACGACTGGGCTGCTCTGCAGGCCGCCGGCTGCCCCGCCGTACAGGGCTATTTCTTCAGTGAGCCGCGCCCCCCGGAGGAGTTCCAGGAGATGTTGATCAACCGGAAGTGTGTCACTCCTCTGGCGCAGTTCACCTGA
- a CDS encoding GH92 family glycosyl hydrolase yields MDNVDPFIGTAATDLPRAHGLAATWWWPKPQVGNTHPGATSPLGMVSACAYSGAYPTGYGRYAKNTEGVPEEMFERTEASGFTHFQQSGTGAIRKYYNYVRVTPMVQPLDDLGQSWALHDERAEPGYYAANLDTGVRCEITVGEKVAVHRYTFPDHHSARVVIDLSCGGLAIDLGRTVPLRAQVESMGHGTAQGTVVMEGVPLSVHLEADTPGWRQMLWYDRRLIPGGTRLDFDSIRHTTLRPFGLLFMGSARAGQTIEVRMGFSLRGCEQAKQNLHRECGTSEPAFEKVRAGTKHRWRDHIDRVQVEGGTPARRTVMSTALYHSLIKPCFADDESPFWPNSGAYAFDICTMWDIYKTQIPLLQAIAPDRAMDLLESLIRVCEEEGNFPIGYRMARGADRFFRQASALAHTAIADAHALGRSGVDWGWALVHMVDDLRRMYGEDFFEHGLVHPITHTLDLAYAHHATAKVARALNDRKLADDLERRSHQWVNAFDPSTGLLRDSEFYEGGKWNYSFRLLHDMAARIELSGGDKGFIDKLDRFFGYGAEPVKQPGISPQPAEMALGYALNRFEGLNNEPDMEAPWAYHYAGRPDRTAEIVHAALTWQFGTGPGGLPGNDDSGGLSAWYVWASLGLFPVAGQSLFLVNAPAFARSALQVGDEEFIIETSGHRETPIGVDGLDRDPPPQYVQSATLNGKPLHSAHLSATDVHRGGRLHLKLGPEPSTWGHGIRPPSHSFTLSTPPATSKE; encoded by the coding sequence CTGGACAACGTTGATCCCTTCATCGGCACCGCGGCGACCGACCTGCCTCGCGCACACGGTCTGGCCGCCACTTGGTGGTGGCCCAAGCCGCAGGTGGGTAACACCCACCCCGGCGCGACCTCGCCCCTGGGCATGGTCTCCGCCTGCGCCTACTCAGGCGCCTACCCCACCGGTTACGGCCGGTACGCGAAGAACACCGAGGGCGTGCCCGAGGAGATGTTCGAGCGGACCGAGGCCTCCGGCTTCACCCACTTCCAGCAGTCCGGGACGGGGGCGATCCGCAAGTACTACAACTACGTGCGGGTCACCCCGATGGTCCAGCCGCTGGACGATCTCGGCCAGTCCTGGGCACTGCACGACGAACGTGCCGAGCCCGGGTACTACGCCGCGAACCTCGACACCGGGGTGCGTTGTGAGATCACCGTGGGGGAGAAGGTCGCCGTCCACCGGTACACCTTCCCGGACCATCACAGCGCCCGGGTCGTCATCGACCTGTCGTGCGGTGGCCTCGCGATAGATCTGGGCCGCACGGTTCCGCTGCGTGCCCAGGTGGAGAGCATGGGCCACGGCACCGCGCAGGGCACCGTGGTGATGGAGGGCGTGCCGCTCTCCGTGCACCTGGAGGCGGACACCCCGGGCTGGCGGCAGATGCTCTGGTACGACCGGCGCCTGATCCCGGGCGGCACCCGGCTCGACTTCGACAGCATCCGGCACACCACGCTGCGCCCGTTCGGCCTGCTGTTCATGGGCTCGGCCCGGGCCGGGCAGACCATCGAGGTCCGGATGGGCTTCTCGCTGCGCGGCTGCGAGCAGGCCAAGCAGAACCTGCACCGGGAGTGCGGCACGTCCGAGCCGGCCTTCGAGAAGGTCCGGGCCGGCACCAAGCACCGGTGGCGCGACCACATCGACCGGGTGCAGGTCGAGGGCGGCACGCCGGCCCGGCGCACGGTGATGTCGACCGCGCTCTACCACTCGCTGATCAAGCCGTGCTTCGCCGACGACGAGAGTCCGTTCTGGCCGAACTCCGGGGCGTACGCGTTCGACATCTGCACCATGTGGGACATCTACAAGACGCAGATCCCGCTGCTGCAGGCGATCGCCCCGGACCGGGCCATGGACCTGCTCGAGTCGCTGATCCGGGTCTGCGAGGAGGAGGGCAACTTCCCGATCGGGTACCGGATGGCCCGCGGCGCCGACCGGTTCTTCCGGCAGGCCTCGGCGCTGGCGCACACCGCGATCGCGGACGCGCACGCGCTCGGCCGGTCCGGCGTGGACTGGGGCTGGGCGCTCGTGCACATGGTCGACGACCTGCGCCGGATGTACGGCGAGGACTTCTTCGAGCACGGCCTGGTGCACCCGATCACGCACACGCTGGACCTCGCGTACGCGCACCACGCCACCGCCAAGGTGGCCCGCGCGCTCAACGACCGCAAGCTCGCCGACGACCTGGAGCGCCGCAGCCACCAGTGGGTGAACGCGTTCGACCCGTCCACCGGCCTGCTGCGCGACTCGGAGTTCTACGAGGGTGGCAAGTGGAACTACTCGTTCCGGCTGCTGCACGACATGGCGGCCCGGATCGAGCTGTCCGGCGGGGACAAGGGCTTCATCGACAAACTGGACCGATTCTTCGGCTATGGCGCCGAACCGGTCAAACAGCCGGGAATCAGTCCGCAACCGGCGGAGATGGCGCTCGGCTACGCCCTGAACCGCTTCGAGGGCCTGAACAACGAGCCGGACATGGAGGCTCCCTGGGCCTACCACTACGCCGGCCGGCCCGACCGCACCGCCGAGATCGTGCACGCGGCGCTCACCTGGCAGTTCGGCACGGGTCCCGGCGGCCTGCCGGGCAACGACGACTCGGGTGGCCTGAGCGCCTGGTACGTCTGGGCGTCCCTGGGCCTGTTCCCGGTCGCCGGGCAGAGCCTCTTCCTGGTGAACGCGCCCGCTTTCGCCCGCTCGGCGCTGCAGGTCGGCGACGAGGAGTTCATCATCGAGACCAGCGGGCACCGCGAGACGCCGATCGGTGTCGACGGTCTCGACCGTGACCCGCCGCCCCAGTACGTTCAATCCGCCACCCTCAACGGCAAACCGCTGCACTCGGCGCACCTCTCCGCGACCGACGTGCACCGCGGGGGCCGGCTGCACCTCAAGCTCGGTCCCGAACCATCGACGTGGGGACACGGGATCCGCCCGCCGTCCCACTCCTTCACCCTCTCCACACCCCCTGCGACATCGAAGGAATGA